From a single Pseudomonas triticicola genomic region:
- the modA gene encoding molybdate ABC transporter substrate-binding protein, with protein MGTAQADEVQVAVAANFTAPIQAIAADFEKDTGHKLVAAYGATGQFYTQIKNGAPFQVFLAADDSTPAKLEQEGETVKGSRFTYAIGTLALWSAKEGYVDAQGEVLKTNQYQHLSIANPKAAPYGLAATQVLEKLQLSEATKSKIVEGQNITQAYQFVSTGNAELGFVALSQIYKNGKVSSGSAWIVPATLHDPIKQDAVILNKGKDSAAAKALIDYLKGPKAAAVIKSFGYEL; from the coding sequence ATGGGCACCGCGCAGGCTGATGAAGTGCAAGTGGCGGTCGCCGCCAACTTCACCGCGCCAATCCAGGCCATCGCTGCCGACTTCGAAAAAGACACCGGCCACAAACTGGTCGCCGCTTACGGCGCCACCGGCCAGTTCTACACCCAGATCAAAAACGGCGCGCCGTTCCAAGTGTTCCTCGCAGCTGACGACAGCACCCCGGCAAAACTCGAACAGGAAGGCGAAACCGTCAAAGGGTCGCGCTTCACCTACGCCATCGGCACCCTGGCGCTGTGGTCGGCAAAAGAAGGTTATGTCGATGCACAGGGTGAAGTGCTGAAAACCAACCAATACCAGCACTTGTCCATCGCCAACCCGAAAGCCGCGCCGTACGGCCTGGCCGCTACCCAGGTGCTGGAAAAACTCCAGTTGAGCGAAGCCACGAAAAGCAAAATCGTCGAAGGCCAGAACATCACGCAGGCCTACCAGTTCGTCTCCACCGGCAACGCCGAACTGGGCTTTGTAGCGCTGTCGCAAATCTACAAGAACGGCAAGGTGAGCAGCGGCTCGGCATGGATTGTTCCGGCCACCCTGCATGATCCGATCAAACAGGACGCGGTGATTTTGAACAAAGGCAAGGACAGCGCTGCTGCCAAGGCCCTGATCGATTACCTCAAGGGGCCAAAAGCCGCTGCGGTGATCAAATCCTTCGGATATGAACTGTAA
- a CDS encoding NAD(P)H-dependent flavin oxidoreductase produces the protein MSQWPDTRILDLLGIELPIIQGPMAGATNSSMVIAVCNAGGLGSMPAAMLSSEQLRDELKTIRQHTTKPFNVNFFCHQPPAPDEQRARDWKNLLEPYYRELGADFDAPTPVSNRAPFDEAACAVLEEFRPEVVSFHFGLPDKTLLNRVKATGAKILSSATTVEEAIWLEQHGCDAIIAMGYEAGGHRGMFLSDDLSTQVGTFALVPQVVDAVKVPVIAAGAISDARGVTAALMLGASAVQVGTAYLFTPEAKVSASHHKALRTAKESQTAITNIFTGRPARGIVNRAMRELGPMSAQAPAFPLAGGALMPLRAKDDADFANLWAGQALTLGKDIGSAELTRQLAEGALAKLNRH, from the coding sequence ATGAGCCAGTGGCCAGACACCCGCATCCTTGATCTTCTCGGTATCGAACTGCCGATCATCCAGGGCCCGATGGCCGGTGCGACCAACTCTTCGATGGTGATTGCCGTGTGTAATGCCGGCGGCCTCGGTTCAATGCCGGCAGCGATGCTGAGCAGCGAGCAACTGCGCGATGAGTTGAAGACGATTCGCCAGCACACCACCAAGCCGTTCAACGTCAATTTCTTCTGCCACCAGCCACCGGCGCCTGATGAACAGCGGGCACGTGACTGGAAAAACCTGCTCGAACCTTACTACCGCGAATTGGGTGCCGATTTCGACGCGCCAACGCCGGTTTCCAACCGCGCTCCGTTCGACGAAGCAGCGTGTGCCGTGCTCGAAGAGTTCCGACCCGAGGTGGTGAGTTTCCATTTCGGGCTACCGGATAAAACCCTGCTTAATCGGGTCAAGGCGACCGGGGCGAAAATCCTTTCGTCTGCGACTACGGTCGAAGAAGCGATCTGGCTGGAGCAACACGGCTGCGATGCGATCATCGCCATGGGTTATGAGGCCGGTGGCCATCGCGGGATGTTTCTCAGCGATGATCTGAGCACCCAGGTCGGCACCTTCGCGCTGGTGCCGCAGGTGGTCGACGCGGTGAAAGTGCCGGTGATCGCGGCGGGCGCGATCAGCGATGCGCGGGGTGTTACAGCGGCGTTAATGCTCGGCGCCTCGGCGGTGCAAGTCGGCACGGCGTACCTGTTCACGCCGGAAGCCAAAGTCAGCGCCTCACACCACAAGGCCCTGCGCACCGCCAAGGAAAGCCAGACCGCCATCACCAACATTTTTACCGGACGCCCGGCACGGGGCATTGTCAATCGGGCGATGCGTGAACTCGGCCCGATGTCAGCGCAGGCGCCGGCCTTCCCCTTGGCTGGCGGTGCGCTGATGCCGCTGCGGGCCAAGGATGACGCCGACTTTGCCAACCTCTGGGCCGGTCAGGCGTTGACGCTGGGCAAGGACATCGGCAGCGCTGAACTCACCCGGCAACTGGCCGAGGGCGCGCTGGCGAAACTCAACCGCCATTGA
- a CDS encoding autotransporter, whose translation MPFLSALPSLLMLCLLTLGTAWAAAPAAKPNAAPSEPTWPQVISSGKSKLTVYQPQLDSWDGYTLNARAAVEATAADGKSTYGIVQFSAHTLVDKTTRWVALDQYKIIKADFPADAKQADTWLAILKKDAESRKKTISLDQLEAAVGVLNAEQKADSAPLENTPPTIISSDSPAILVYIDGEAAYRPVEGTELQRVINTRPLLLKDAEGKHYLHVFDGWMVADQLAGDYTRLAAPPASLEKAKQAAIKSRQVDLLTGQSDPKDKIPSLAKPPQPKIFIATTPTELLVTDGAAQWQPIQGTSLLYVSNTTGHIFKEIGDQNSYVLISGRWFRASDMSGPWTFVPADKLPADFANIPDDSAKENVKASVAGTPQAQEAAIAAAIPQTSAINKSAVRMTTPQFDGEPQLKAISNTPLQYVVNSATPIIRVDNDTWWAVENGIWFSATSLNGPWIVATSVPAVIYSIPPSSPMHYLTYVKVYQSSGDTVVVGYTPGYQGSTLDPATGVVVYGTGYPYTPWVGSVWYGPPVTYGFGVAIRYTPWTGWTFGFGFGWSWGGNTVAMGWGWGAYPWWGNYGWGYAWGPRLYPAPLAWGGAAYGYRGGAVAWGPGGWAGTTGNLYHQWGDRATVSRYGAGYNAWTGNRWAGQVGASYNSRTGIAAAGQRGAVHNAYTGNYAAGRSGVAVGPNGGAIAGERVTAGNVRSGTHVSANRGAVYNANTGNTTQYGGIHGRNGGAARVGDHVYAGRDGNVYKKTDNGWQSVAGSGANRTRPANNNSQLQNLNRESAARSLGNQRTHNFNHSSQMMNRSFGGGGGLHRR comes from the coding sequence ATGCCTTTCCTGAGCGCTTTACCCTCGCTGCTGATGTTATGCCTGCTGACACTTGGCACTGCCTGGGCAGCCGCCCCAGCGGCAAAGCCGAACGCGGCGCCAAGCGAGCCGACATGGCCGCAGGTGATCAGCAGCGGCAAGAGCAAGCTGACGGTGTATCAACCGCAGCTCGACAGTTGGGACGGCTATACGCTCAATGCCCGCGCGGCGGTCGAAGCCACGGCTGCCGATGGCAAGTCCACCTACGGCATCGTCCAGTTCAGCGCTCACACCCTCGTCGACAAGACCACCCGCTGGGTCGCGCTTGATCAGTACAAAATCATCAAAGCCGATTTCCCCGCCGATGCGAAACAGGCCGACACGTGGCTCGCCATCCTGAAAAAAGATGCCGAGAGCCGCAAGAAAACCATCTCCCTCGATCAACTGGAAGCGGCGGTTGGTGTGCTCAACGCCGAACAGAAAGCCGACAGTGCGCCCTTGGAAAACACGCCGCCGACCATCATCAGCTCCGACAGCCCGGCAATTCTCGTATACATCGACGGCGAGGCGGCTTATCGGCCGGTGGAAGGAACGGAGCTGCAACGGGTGATCAACACGCGCCCACTTCTGCTCAAGGACGCCGAAGGCAAACACTACCTGCATGTATTTGACGGCTGGATGGTTGCCGATCAATTGGCCGGTGATTACACGCGCCTCGCTGCACCACCGGCCAGTCTGGAAAAAGCCAAACAGGCGGCGATCAAGAGTCGCCAGGTGGACCTGCTCACCGGGCAAAGTGACCCGAAGGACAAGATTCCCAGCCTGGCCAAGCCGCCGCAGCCGAAAATCTTCATAGCCACCACGCCAACGGAACTGTTGGTGACCGACGGCGCCGCGCAATGGCAACCGATTCAGGGCACCAGCCTGTTGTACGTGAGCAACACCACCGGGCACATCTTCAAGGAAATCGGCGACCAGAACAGTTACGTACTGATCTCCGGACGCTGGTTCCGCGCCAGCGACATGAGCGGGCCATGGACCTTTGTCCCGGCAGACAAACTGCCGGCCGACTTTGCCAATATTCCTGACGACAGCGCCAAAGAGAACGTCAAGGCCTCGGTAGCCGGCACGCCACAGGCACAGGAGGCGGCCATTGCGGCGGCCATCCCGCAGACGTCGGCGATCAACAAGAGCGCGGTGAGGATGACGACACCGCAATTTGACGGTGAGCCGCAGCTCAAAGCGATCAGCAATACGCCGCTGCAATACGTGGTCAACAGCGCCACTCCGATTATTCGCGTCGACAACGACACTTGGTGGGCGGTGGAGAACGGCATCTGGTTCAGCGCCACCTCGCTGAACGGGCCGTGGATCGTGGCCACTTCAGTGCCAGCGGTGATTTATTCGATTCCGCCCAGCTCGCCGATGCACTACCTCACGTACGTGAAGGTTTACCAATCCAGCGGCGATACCGTGGTGGTCGGCTATACGCCAGGCTATCAAGGCTCGACGCTGGACCCGGCGACTGGCGTTGTGGTGTACGGCACCGGTTATCCGTATACGCCGTGGGTCGGCAGTGTCTGGTACGGGCCGCCGGTGACCTATGGTTTCGGCGTCGCGATTCGTTACACGCCGTGGACTGGCTGGACCTTCGGCTTTGGATTCGGCTGGAGCTGGGGCGGCAACACCGTCGCCATGGGCTGGGGTTGGGGCGCCTATCCGTGGTGGGGAAATTACGGCTGGGGCTACGCGTGGGGTCCGCGTCTGTACCCGGCGCCGCTGGCCTGGGGTGGCGCAGCCTACGGTTATCGCGGCGGCGCGGTGGCCTGGGGTCCGGGTGGCTGGGCTGGAACCACCGGCAATCTTTATCATCAGTGGGGTGATCGCGCGACGGTCAGCCGTTATGGCGCCGGCTACAACGCCTGGACCGGCAATCGCTGGGCCGGTCAGGTTGGCGCCTCGTACAACTCGCGTACCGGCATTGCCGCCGCCGGGCAACGTGGCGCGGTGCACAACGCCTACACCGGCAACTACGCTGCCGGGCGCAGCGGCGTGGCAGTCGGCCCGAACGGCGGCGCCATCGCCGGCGAACGAGTTACTGCCGGCAACGTTCGCAGCGGCACTCACGTCAGTGCCAATCGCGGCGCCGTTTACAACGCCAATACCGGCAACACCACGCAATACGGCGGTATCCATGGCCGCAACGGCGGCGCCGCGCGGGTCGGTGATCACGTTTATGCCGGGCGTGACGGCAACGTCTACAAGAAAACCGACAACGGCTGGCAGTCCGTGGCCGGCAGCGGTGCCAACCGCACCAGACCCGCGAACAACAATTCGCAATTGCAGAATCTCAACCGCGAATCCGCCGCACGCAGTCTCGGCAATCAGCGCACGCACAACTTCAACCATTCTTCACAAATGATGAACCGTTCGTTTGGCGGTGGCGGCGGATTGCACCGACGCTGA
- the acuI gene encoding acrylyl-CoA reductase (NADPH), with translation MFNAILIDKDDSGYRANLQQIDEQQLPEGNVSVNVAYSTLNFKDGLAITGSSPVVRKFPMVAGIDLAGTVESSSHADFKAGDRVLLNGWGVGENHWGGLAQKARLNGDWLIPLPEAFTPAQAMAIGTAGYTAMLCILALERHGVTPDHGEVLVTGANGGVGSFAIALLSKLGYRVVASTGRVSEHEYLEQLGAAEIIDRATLSEPGKPLAKERWAAVVDSVGSHTLANACASTRSEGVVAACGLAQGMDFPASVAPFILRGVTLAGINSVTQPKARRIEAWGRLAKDLDISLLQLISQEISLSEALEAAPKLLAGQLRGRVVVDVNR, from the coding sequence ATGTTCAACGCTATTCTGATCGACAAAGACGACAGCGGTTATCGCGCCAATCTTCAGCAAATCGATGAGCAGCAACTGCCCGAAGGCAATGTCAGCGTGAACGTCGCGTACAGCACCCTGAATTTCAAAGACGGCCTGGCAATCACCGGCAGCAGCCCGGTAGTACGCAAGTTTCCCATGGTGGCGGGGATCGATCTGGCGGGGACTGTCGAGTCCAGTTCGCATGCGGATTTCAAGGCGGGCGATCGGGTGCTGCTCAACGGTTGGGGCGTCGGTGAAAACCACTGGGGCGGGCTGGCGCAAAAGGCTCGGCTCAACGGTGACTGGCTGATTCCACTGCCCGAAGCTTTCACCCCGGCGCAAGCCATGGCCATCGGCACCGCCGGCTACACGGCGATGCTGTGCATTTTGGCGCTGGAGCGCCATGGCGTAACGCCGGATCACGGCGAAGTGCTGGTCACTGGCGCCAACGGCGGGGTCGGCAGCTTTGCCATCGCCTTGCTCAGCAAGTTGGGATACCGCGTGGTGGCATCCACCGGCCGCGTGTCCGAGCATGAATACCTGGAGCAATTGGGCGCTGCCGAAATTATCGATCGAGCCACCTTGTCCGAACCGGGCAAGCCGTTGGCGAAGGAGCGTTGGGCGGCGGTGGTCGATTCGGTCGGCAGCCATACATTGGCCAACGCTTGCGCCAGCACTCGCTCGGAAGGCGTGGTCGCGGCATGCGGGTTGGCGCAAGGCATGGACTTTCCCGCCTCGGTAGCGCCGTTCATTCTGCGCGGCGTGACGCTGGCTGGAATCAACAGCGTGACCCAGCCCAAGGCGCGCCGTATCGAGGCCTGGGGCCGGCTGGCCAAGGATCTGGATATCTCATTACTGCAATTGATCAGTCAGGAAATCAGTTTGAGTGAAGCCCTTGAGGCTGCGCCCAAACTGCTCGCCGGGCAACTGCGGGGCAGGGTGGTGGTCGACGTCAATCGTTGA
- the ada gene encoding bifunctional DNA-binding transcriptional regulator/O6-methylguanine-DNA methyltransferase Ada, which yields MDTLSKTIRTEDDPRWAAVVARDPRADGQFVYAVKTTGVYCRPSSLARLPKPQNVEFFDTAELAEAAGYRPSKRASKDQNDAQHAAIIAAACRQIEASETLPSLDSLAAGAGLSPFHFHRVFKAATGLTPKAYATAHRSRKLRARLADGGSVTDALYDAGFNSNSRFYESADQLLGMKPTDYRAAGQNNDIRFAVGQCSLGAILVAQSERGICAILLGDDPHQLVCNLQDQFRNANLIGADHEFEQVIASVVGFVEAPAKSLNLPLDIRGTAFQERVWQALREIPAGRTASYAEIAQRIGAPTSMRAVAQACGANRLAVAIPCHRVVRSDGNLSGYRWGVERKRQLLERELND from the coding sequence ATGGACACGCTTTCGAAGACGATCAGAACTGAAGACGATCCACGCTGGGCCGCCGTGGTAGCGCGCGATCCGCGTGCGGACGGGCAGTTTGTCTACGCAGTAAAAACCACCGGCGTTTATTGCCGACCGAGCAGCCTTGCGCGTTTGCCGAAACCGCAGAACGTCGAATTTTTCGACACTGCCGAACTGGCCGAAGCTGCCGGATATCGGCCGAGCAAACGCGCCAGCAAGGACCAGAATGACGCGCAGCACGCGGCGATCATCGCAGCGGCCTGCCGGCAAATCGAAGCGTCCGAGACGTTGCCCTCGCTCGACAGCCTCGCCGCCGGCGCAGGCCTTAGCCCTTTCCATTTTCATCGAGTATTCAAAGCCGCGACCGGCCTGACGCCCAAGGCTTACGCCACGGCGCATCGCTCACGCAAACTGCGTGCGCGCCTGGCGGACGGCGGCTCGGTGACCGACGCGCTGTATGACGCCGGTTTCAATTCCAACAGCCGTTTCTACGAATCAGCCGATCAATTGCTGGGCATGAAGCCCACCGATTACCGCGCCGCCGGGCAGAACAACGACATTCGCTTTGCCGTTGGCCAATGCTCGCTGGGGGCGATTCTGGTGGCGCAAAGCGAACGTGGGATCTGCGCGATTCTGCTCGGCGACGATCCGCATCAACTGGTCTGCAACCTGCAGGATCAGTTTCGCAACGCCAACCTGATCGGCGCCGACCACGAATTTGAACAGGTGATCGCCAGCGTCGTCGGCTTTGTCGAAGCACCGGCGAAAAGCCTGAACTTGCCGCTGGATATACGCGGCACAGCGTTTCAGGAGCGCGTCTGGCAGGCGCTGCGGGAGATTCCCGCAGGCCGCACCGCCAGTTATGCCGAAATCGCGCAACGCATTGGCGCGCCGACTTCGATGCGTGCCGTGGCCCAGGCCTGCGGGGCCAACCGCCTGGCGGTGGCGATTCCCTGCCACCGCGTGGTGCGCAGCGATGGCAACCTTTCCGGCTACCGCTGGGGCGTCGAGCGCAAACGCCAACTGCTTGAGCGCGAACTCAACGATTGA
- the alkB gene encoding DNA oxidative demethylase AlkB, whose translation MQPTTFDLFADNEPVQQARAEQIGEQSWVLRGFALPQVEQLLTELEAILVAAPLRHMVTPGGFSMSVGTSSCGQLGWITDRSGYRYSSVDPLSGLPWPSMPAVFADLAHEAAERAGFPGFQADSCLINQYVPGAKMSLHQDKDEKGYAAPIVSLSLGLPAMFLFGGFERSDKTRRIPLLHGDMVVWGGVDRLRYHGVLPIKPGHHPLLGERRINITFRVAGDQ comes from the coding sequence ATGCAACCGACCACGTTTGACCTGTTCGCCGACAACGAACCCGTACAGCAAGCCCGCGCCGAGCAGATCGGCGAACAATCGTGGGTGCTGCGCGGATTCGCCTTGCCGCAGGTCGAGCAACTGCTGACCGAACTTGAAGCGATTCTTGTCGCCGCCCCGCTACGCCACATGGTCACGCCCGGCGGTTTCAGCATGTCGGTCGGCACCAGCAGTTGCGGGCAGCTGGGCTGGATCACTGATCGCAGCGGTTACCGCTATTCCAGCGTCGATCCACTCAGCGGCTTGCCGTGGCCATCAATGCCGGCGGTGTTTGCCGATTTGGCCCACGAGGCGGCGGAACGCGCAGGCTTCCCGGGTTTTCAGGCCGACTCCTGCCTGATCAACCAATACGTCCCCGGCGCCAAGATGTCGCTGCATCAGGACAAGGACGAAAAGGGCTATGCCGCGCCCATCGTTTCGTTGTCGCTGGGGTTGCCGGCGATGTTTCTGTTTGGCGGCTTCGAACGCAGCGATAAAACCCGGCGCATCCCGCTGCTGCATGGCGACATGGTGGTCTGGGGCGGCGTGGACCGTCTGCGCTATCACGGCGTGCTGCCAATCAAACCCGGCCATCACCCGCTCTTGGGCGAACGGCGCATCAACATCACCTTCCGCGTTGCTGGCGATCAGTAA
- a CDS encoding DUF1883 domain-containing protein — MKFIHQREHLNEDDIVVIQCSQMCNIRLMNDANFRSFKNGGRHTYHGGAFDTFPARITAPSTGFWNITIDTVNRRAISVTRKPTLTHSIKIIRRSSTKLS, encoded by the coding sequence ATGAAATTCATTCACCAGCGCGAGCACCTCAACGAAGACGACATCGTCGTCATTCAATGCTCGCAGATGTGCAACATCCGTTTGATGAACGACGCCAACTTCCGCAGCTTCAAAAACGGCGGCCGTCACACCTACCACGGCGGCGCGTTCGACACTTTCCCGGCGCGTATCACCGCACCGAGCACCGGCTTCTGGAACATCACCATCGACACCGTCAACCGCCGCGCAATCAGCGTCACGCGCAAGCCGACGCTGACCCATTCGATCAAGATCATCCGTCGCTCCAGCACTAAACTGAGCTGA